One genomic region from Granulicatella adiacens ATCC 49175 encodes:
- the tpiA gene encoding triose-phosphate isomerase, whose amino-acid sequence MRKPIIAGNWKMNKNPKETQAFVEAVVGKLPSGERVESAIAAPAVDLVTLLEYAKGSELKVAAENCYFEDAGAFTGETSPKVLAEMGVHYVVIGHSERREYFHETDEDINKKAHAIFRNGLTPIICCGETLETYEAGKASEFVGGQVSAALKGLSNEQVSSLVIAYEPIWAIGTGKSASQDDAQKMCKVVRDVVAADFGQEVADKVRVQYGGSVKPENIAEYMACPDVDGALVGGASLQPDSFLALLEAVK is encoded by the coding sequence ATGCGTAAACCAATTATTGCCGGAAACTGGAAAATGAATAAAAACCCAAAAGAAACTCAAGCTTTTGTGGAAGCTGTTGTTGGTAAATTACCTTCAGGCGAACGCGTAGAAAGTGCTATCGCTGCTCCTGCAGTGGACTTAGTCACTTTATTAGAATATGCGAAAGGTTCAGAATTAAAAGTAGCTGCTGAAAACTGCTACTTTGAAGATGCTGGTGCTTTCACTGGTGAAACTTCACCTAAAGTATTAGCTGAAATGGGCGTGCACTACGTAGTCATCGGCCACTCAGAACGTCGTGAATATTTCCATGAAACTGACGAAGATATTAACAAAAAAGCACATGCAATTTTCAGAAACGGCTTAACACCAATCATTTGTTGTGGTGAAACATTAGAAACTTACGAAGCAGGAAAAGCTTCAGAATTCGTAGGTGGACAAGTTTCTGCAGCATTGAAAGGTTTATCAAACGAGCAAGTATCATCATTAGTGATTGCTTATGAACCAATCTGGGCTATCGGAACTGGTAAATCAGCATCTCAAGATGACGCTCAAAAAATGTGTAAAGTTGTTCGTGACGTAGTAGCAGCTGACTTCGGTCAAGAAGTTGCTGACAAAGTCCGCGTTCAATACGGTGGATCTGTTAAACCAGAAAACATTGCTGAATACATGGCTTGTCCAGATGTGGACGGAGCTCTTGTAGGTGGAGCAAGCTTACAACCAGATTCATTCTTAGCTTTATTGGAGGCAGTAAAATAA
- the gpmI gene encoding 2,3-bisphosphoglycerate-independent phosphoglycerate mutase yields the protein MAKSPVAIIILDGFGWRPEVEGNAVAQAKKPNFDRYYNEFPHTTLKASGLDVGLPDGQMGNSEVGHTNIGAGRIVYQSLTRIDKAILDGEFESNPALNGAFNHVKENGSALHLFGLLSDGGVHSHINHLLALVETAKAKGIDKVYIHAFMDGRDVDPKAGPSYIKTLEDKLAEVGVGEIATVSGRYYAMDRDKRWERVKLAYDAIAHSEGPQFESAQAVIEDSYAKDVTDEFVIPSVIVKDGKPVAKVEDNDAIIFFNFRPDRAIQLSNAFTDKEWTNFDRGARATNVKFVTMTLYNPSVDAEVAFPPIPMTNVLGEVLSKAGLAQLRIAETEKYPHVTFFMNGGRNEEFPGENRILIPSPKVATYDLKPEMSAYEVGDALYNSIINDENDAIILNFANPDMVGHSGMLEPTIKAIEAVDENLGKVVDAILEKGGSAIIFADHGNSETMITPEGTPHTAHTTVPVPVIVTKKGVTLREGGRLADVAPTMLDLLNVEKPAEMTGETLIEK from the coding sequence ATGGCAAAATCACCAGTTGCAATCATTATCTTAGACGGTTTCGGATGGAGACCAGAAGTTGAAGGTAATGCCGTTGCACAAGCAAAAAAACCAAATTTTGATCGTTATTATAACGAATTCCCTCATACAACATTAAAAGCTTCTGGATTAGATGTAGGTCTACCAGATGGCCAAATGGGGAACTCAGAAGTAGGTCATACAAACATCGGTGCTGGTCGTATCGTTTACCAAAGCTTAACTCGTATTGACAAAGCGATTTTAGATGGTGAATTCGAATCAAACCCAGCATTAAACGGTGCTTTTAACCACGTAAAAGAAAATGGCTCTGCATTACACTTATTCGGATTATTATCTGATGGTGGGGTACACAGCCACATCAACCATTTATTAGCATTAGTGGAAACAGCTAAAGCAAAAGGAATCGACAAAGTGTACATTCATGCATTCATGGATGGACGTGACGTAGACCCTAAAGCTGGTCCTTCTTACATCAAAACATTAGAAGATAAATTAGCTGAAGTAGGCGTTGGAGAAATCGCAACAGTGTCAGGTCGTTACTATGCAATGGACCGTGACAAACGTTGGGAACGTGTGAAATTAGCTTATGATGCCATTGCTCATAGCGAAGGACCACAATTCGAAAGCGCACAAGCAGTTATCGAAGATAGCTATGCTAAAGACGTTACAGATGAATTCGTTATTCCATCAGTAATCGTTAAAGATGGCAAACCAGTGGCAAAAGTAGAAGACAATGATGCCATCATCTTCTTCAACTTCCGTCCTGACCGTGCAATCCAATTATCAAATGCGTTCACTGATAAAGAGTGGACAAACTTTGACCGTGGTGCACGTGCTACAAACGTTAAATTTGTGACAATGACTTTATATAATCCAAGCGTGGATGCAGAAGTAGCATTCCCACCAATCCCAATGACAAACGTTCTTGGTGAAGTGTTATCTAAAGCAGGCCTTGCACAATTACGTATTGCCGAAACTGAAAAATATCCACACGTAACATTCTTCATGAATGGTGGACGTAACGAAGAATTCCCTGGCGAAAACCGTATTTTAATTCCTTCTCCAAAGGTTGCAACTTACGACTTGAAACCAGAAATGAGTGCTTACGAAGTAGGAGATGCATTATACAACTCAATCATCAATGATGAAAATGATGCCATCATCTTGAACTTCGCAAACCCAGATATGGTTGGACACTCAGGAATGTTAGAACCAACCATCAAAGCGATTGAAGCAGTGGACGAAAACTTAGGTAAAGTCGTGGATGCTATCCTTGAAAAAGGCGGTAGCGCAATTATCTTTGCGGACCACGGTAACTCAGAAACAATGATTACACCAGAAGGCACACCACATACTGCACATACAACAGTGCCAGTACCAGTGATTGTTACGAAGAAAGGTGTTACATTGCGTGAGGGTGGACGTTTAGCAGACGTTGCTCCAACAATGCTTGATCTATTAAATGTTGAAAAACCAGCAGAAATGACTGGTGAAACATTGATTGAAAAATAA
- the eno gene encoding phosphopyruvate hydratase: MPFITDVLAREVLDSRGNPTIEVEVYTESGAFGRGMVPSGASTGEYEAVELRDGDKSRYLGKGVQKAVDNVNNIIAEAILGYDVREQMAIDKLMIELDGTPNKGKLGANAILGVSIAVARAAADYLDQPLYQYLGGFNTKVLPTPMMNIVNGGSHSDAPIAFQEFMILPVGAPTFKEALRWGAEVFHALKAILHDRGLVTAVGDEGGFAPTFEGTEDAVETILAAIKKVGLEPGKDVYLGFDCASSEFFKDGVYDYTIFEGEKGAKRTPAEQVEYLAELVEKYPIITIEDGCDENDWDGWKLLTERLGGKVQLVGDDLFVTNTEILSRGIEQGIANSILIKVNQIGTLTETFNAIEMAQKAGYTAVVSHRSGETEDSTIADIAVATNAGQIKTGSLSRTDRIAKYNQLLRIEDQLGDLAVYQGLSAFYNLKNK, encoded by the coding sequence ATGCCATTTATTACAGATGTATTAGCAAGAGAAGTACTAGACTCACGTGGAAACCCAACAATCGAAGTTGAAGTTTACACAGAAAGTGGAGCGTTCGGACGCGGTATGGTTCCTTCAGGAGCTTCAACTGGTGAATACGAAGCAGTTGAATTACGTGATGGCGACAAATCTCGTTACTTAGGAAAAGGAGTTCAAAAAGCAGTTGACAATGTGAACAACATTATCGCTGAAGCTATCTTAGGTTATGATGTTCGTGAGCAAATGGCGATCGATAAATTAATGATCGAATTAGATGGTACTCCAAACAAAGGTAAATTAGGAGCTAACGCAATCTTAGGCGTATCTATCGCTGTAGCACGCGCAGCTGCTGACTACTTAGATCAACCTTTATACCAATACTTAGGCGGATTCAACACTAAAGTATTACCAACACCAATGATGAACATCGTTAACGGTGGATCTCACTCAGATGCTCCAATCGCATTCCAAGAGTTCATGATTTTACCAGTTGGTGCGCCAACATTCAAAGAAGCTTTACGTTGGGGTGCTGAAGTATTCCACGCATTGAAAGCTATCTTACACGACCGTGGTTTAGTAACTGCTGTAGGTGACGAAGGTGGTTTCGCTCCAACATTCGAAGGAACTGAAGATGCTGTAGAAACAATCTTAGCTGCAATCAAAAAAGTAGGTCTAGAACCTGGTAAAGATGTTTACTTAGGATTTGACTGTGCTTCATCTGAATTCTTCAAAGATGGCGTATATGACTACACAATCTTCGAAGGTGAAAAAGGTGCTAAACGTACTCCAGCTGAACAAGTAGAATACTTAGCAGAATTAGTTGAAAAATACCCAATCATCACAATCGAAGACGGCTGTGACGAAAACGACTGGGATGGATGGAAATTATTAACTGAACGTTTAGGCGGTAAAGTTCAATTAGTTGGTGACGACTTATTCGTAACTAACACTGAAATCTTATCTCGTGGTATTGAACAAGGTATTGCAAACTCAATCTTAATCAAAGTAAACCAAATCGGTACTTTAACTGAAACATTCAACGCAATTGAAATGGCTCAAAAAGCTGGTTACACTGCAGTTGTTTCACACCGTTCTGGTGAAACTGAAGATTCAACAATTGCTGACATTGCAGTTGCTACAAACGCTGGACAAATCAAGACTGGTTCATTAAGCCGTACAGACCGTATTGCTAAATACAACCAATTATTACGTATCGAAGATCAATTAGGTGACTTAGCTGTTTACCAAGGTCTATCAGCGTTCTACAACTTAAAAAATAAATAA
- a CDS encoding ROK family protein translates to MKVAVGVDIGGTKVAVALINEKGEIVSRSQRPSQTASAEGLYQGVVQLIQEVLEENDLRIQDTYGIGVGLPGKVDVENGVAVFQNNIPWANFPVVERLKQTFGDIPVRIDNDVKVAAYAEYRLLHLKSSDMFGYVTVSTGIAATNIVNNTILRGEGFSGEIGFLKVPYFECLESLEGACSGVAIERTGRELYEDVALTTKDVFEKWRSGEEAANRIIEETAKGLASALHGMVCLLDPKVIVFGGSVSNYNPDFIELIKEELGKLLHHEQKHILENIKASTIKGDNGIIGAGLLVVE, encoded by the coding sequence ATGAAAGTAGCAGTTGGCGTTGATATTGGGGGAACAAAAGTAGCTGTTGCGTTGATTAATGAGAAGGGAGAAATTGTTAGTCGTTCTCAAAGACCTAGCCAAACTGCGAGTGCAGAAGGTTTGTATCAGGGAGTGGTCCAACTCATTCAAGAGGTACTCGAAGAAAATGATTTACGTATTCAAGATACATACGGTATTGGTGTTGGTTTGCCAGGGAAAGTGGATGTGGAAAATGGGGTAGCTGTTTTCCAAAATAATATTCCTTGGGCAAATTTTCCAGTCGTAGAACGATTAAAACAAACATTCGGCGATATTCCAGTACGCATTGACAATGACGTAAAAGTGGCTGCCTATGCGGAATATCGATTACTTCATTTAAAATCGTCTGACATGTTTGGTTATGTCACTGTATCAACAGGAATTGCAGCGACTAACATTGTCAATAATACGATTTTACGCGGGGAAGGTTTTTCAGGAGAAATTGGGTTTCTAAAAGTTCCGTACTTTGAATGTTTAGAATCGTTAGAGGGAGCTTGTTCAGGTGTGGCTATTGAACGTACAGGGAGAGAGTTGTATGAAGATGTAGCCTTAACTACAAAAGATGTTTTTGAAAAATGGAGATCTGGAGAAGAAGCGGCAAATAGAATCATTGAGGAGACTGCAAAAGGCCTAGCAAGTGCATTGCATGGAATGGTTTGCCTTCTGGATCCAAAAGTGATTGTATTTGGGGGTAGCGTTTCAAACTACAATCCTGACTTCATTGAATTGATTAAAGAGGAATTGGGAAAACTCTTGCATCACGAACAAAAACATATTTTAGAAAATATAAAAGCATCCACCATTAAGGGAGACAATGGAATTATTGGAGCGGGACTTCTTGTAGTAGAATAA
- the trpS gene encoding tryptophan--tRNA ligase, which produces MSKKRIFSGVQPSAIPTIGNYIGAMKNFVALQDEYDCTYCIVNQHAITVPQDPKKLKEQTRSLAALYLAIGLDPEKSTIFVQSEVPAHAQAAWIVQCNVGVGELERMTQYKDKSQKQQSVSAGLLTYPPLMVADIVLYNAEVVPVGEDQKQHMELTRDFVERFNSRYGNGNKLLVMPEPFIPKAGARVMSLQTPTKKMSKSDANVKEYISMLDEPAVIRKKIKSAVTDSSGVIEFDPAEKPGVSNLLTIFSAFSGESIESLVARFKGVGYGQFKEELADAIIAVMEPIQERYYELLKSDKLDEILDEGAMKANYVANKTLRKMEKAVGLVR; this is translated from the coding sequence ATGTCTAAAAAAAGAATTTTCTCTGGCGTGCAGCCTTCTGCAATTCCAACCATTGGAAACTATATTGGAGCTATGAAAAACTTCGTGGCACTGCAAGATGAGTATGATTGTACTTACTGTATCGTAAACCAACATGCGATTACCGTTCCACAAGATCCAAAAAAATTAAAAGAGCAAACTCGTTCGCTTGCAGCACTTTACCTTGCGATTGGTTTGGATCCCGAAAAATCAACCATCTTCGTTCAATCTGAAGTTCCTGCACACGCACAAGCCGCATGGATCGTACAATGTAATGTCGGCGTTGGTGAATTAGAACGCATGACGCAATACAAAGATAAATCTCAAAAGCAACAATCCGTTTCGGCAGGGTTATTAACCTACCCTCCGCTAATGGTAGCCGATATCGTTTTATATAATGCTGAAGTGGTCCCTGTTGGAGAAGACCAAAAACAACATATGGAATTAACACGTGACTTCGTTGAACGCTTCAACAGTCGCTATGGAAATGGCAACAAATTACTTGTGATGCCAGAACCCTTTATTCCAAAAGCAGGAGCTCGTGTCATGAGTCTTCAAACACCTACAAAGAAAATGAGTAAATCAGACGCAAACGTAAAAGAATACATCAGCATGCTCGATGAGCCCGCTGTGATTCGTAAAAAGATTAAGAGCGCGGTTACTGATTCAAGTGGTGTGATTGAATTCGACCCAGCTGAAAAACCTGGCGTATCGAACCTATTAACCATCTTCTCTGCTTTCTCTGGTGAAAGTATTGAATCATTAGTGGCACGCTTCAAAGGTGTAGGTTATGGCCAATTTAAAGAAGAATTAGCCGATGCCATTATCGCAGTTATGGAACCCATCCAAGAGCGTTATTATGAGTTGTTGAAATCTGATAAGTTAGATGAGATTTTGGATGAGGGTGCTATGAAAGCAAATTACGTAGCGAATAAAACACTACGCAAGATGGAAAAAGCGGTAGGCTTAGTGAGATAA
- the spxA gene encoding transcriptional regulator SpxA, producing MVTLYTSPSCTSCRKARAWLEEHNIEYTERNIFSEPLTIDEIKNILRMTEDGTEEIISTRSKAFQELKIDLDEVPLNQLFSLIQNNPGLLRRPIMLDEKRFQVGYNEDEIRRFLSREVRAYELDMAQRLVNF from the coding sequence ATGGTTACATTATATACCTCACCAAGTTGTACATCATGTCGTAAAGCTCGAGCTTGGTTAGAAGAGCACAATATTGAGTACACCGAAAGAAACATTTTTTCAGAACCATTAACAATCGATGAAATTAAAAACATCTTGCGTATGACAGAAGATGGCACCGAAGAGATTATTTCAACTCGTTCTAAAGCCTTTCAAGAGTTAAAAATCGATTTAGATGAAGTCCCTTTGAATCAACTATTTTCATTAATCCAAAACAATCCAGGATTACTACGTCGTCCAATTATGTTAGATGAAAAGAGATTCCAAGTCGGATATAACGAAGACGAAATCCGTCGTTTCTTATCAAGAGAAGTACGAGCATATGAATTAGATATGGCTCAACGTTTAGTCAACTTTTAA
- a CDS encoding response regulator transcription factor, with translation MIKTILIDDDFLVLQALETILSVQDHIEVVGTGNDGRDAVELYITHQPDLVLMDIRMEPTSGIEAAHEILKDFPKANILFLTTFQDDEYITKALSIGCKGYLLKQHIKGILPAIEAVMNGQIVYDSTIEMPVKKTFEKKSSAHLSERENELLYLVAEGFNNKEIAEKMYLSEGTVRNYLSALLEKLELRDRTQLAVYYYKEL, from the coding sequence ATGATTAAAACGATTCTTATCGACGATGACTTTTTAGTTTTGCAAGCCTTAGAAACCATTCTATCTGTTCAAGACCATATTGAAGTGGTAGGGACTGGAAACGACGGGCGTGATGCTGTTGAATTATATATTACTCATCAACCAGACCTCGTTTTGATGGATATTCGTATGGAACCAACTAGTGGAATTGAGGCAGCACATGAAATTTTAAAGGATTTTCCAAAAGCAAATATTTTATTCCTAACGACCTTCCAAGATGATGAGTATATTACCAAAGCACTTTCGATTGGTTGTAAGGGATATTTATTAAAACAACATATTAAAGGCATCCTGCCAGCCATCGAAGCTGTAATGAACGGGCAAATTGTTTATGATTCAACGATTGAAATGCCAGTGAAGAAAACATTTGAGAAGAAATCAAGCGCTCATTTAAGCGAACGTGAAAATGAACTGCTCTATCTGGTTGCAGAAGGCTTTAACAATAAAGAAATCGCTGAGAAAATGTATCTCAGCGAAGGAACCGTTAGAAATTACTTATCCGCTTTACTCGAAAAGTTAGAGTTAAGAGACCGTACACAACTGGCTGTGTATTACTATAAAGAATTATAA
- a CDS encoding sensor histidine kinase, with the protein MFFILISMYLIGQQVEVFTIFLGLCIFIFSLSMEVFENSWIQRIALVISGALCIVFPECVLYISIFIMHAAQLFGPPGIFTGVLLLLRPNLLTLLLTVIGTYLILRSSYDKKFRIKSHLIQDDLEHERLILLQRQQFSQEETLKQMEVATLKERNRISHALHDQIGHTLSASIMQLEALQIITNEPVVEKKLEQVSGILQSGMNEIRSTIHNLYDDSFLLSQKMDEILHPLEKKAQVNYQNTISDEIPIGLKYDILTICKEMITNFMKYSNGNQLQLFLLEQNNYYTIQYKDNGNKTHNITPGMGLTMMKELVEKHKGVMTLQTTNGYDIFIRIPKQEEHHD; encoded by the coding sequence ATGTTCTTTATTCTGATTAGTATGTATTTGATAGGACAACAAGTAGAGGTCTTTACAATCTTTCTAGGACTTTGTATTTTTATTTTCTCTCTATCCATGGAAGTTTTTGAAAATAGTTGGATACAACGCATTGCTTTGGTAATTTCTGGTGCATTATGTATTGTCTTTCCTGAGTGTGTACTTTATATTTCAATTTTCATCATGCATGCCGCTCAACTGTTTGGACCCCCAGGAATTTTTACTGGAGTTCTCCTTCTACTACGTCCAAATCTATTAACATTACTACTAACCGTTATTGGAACATATCTTATTTTGCGTAGTAGCTATGATAAAAAATTCAGAATAAAGAGTCACCTTATCCAAGACGACTTGGAGCATGAACGATTGATTCTACTTCAAAGGCAGCAATTTAGCCAAGAAGAAACCTTAAAACAGATGGAGGTGGCTACTCTCAAAGAACGTAACCGTATTTCCCATGCCTTGCATGATCAAATTGGACATACGTTGAGTGCGTCGATTATGCAACTAGAAGCCCTACAAATTATCACTAATGAACCTGTTGTGGAGAAAAAATTGGAACAAGTTTCAGGAATTCTTCAAAGCGGAATGAACGAAATCCGTTCAACCATTCATAACCTTTATGATGACTCCTTCTTACTTTCTCAAAAGATGGATGAAATTCTTCATCCCCTTGAGAAGAAGGCGCAAGTCAATTATCAAAACACAATATCTGATGAGATCCCCATCGGTTTGAAATACGATATCCTTACCATTTGTAAGGAAATGATTACGAACTTTATGAAGTATTCAAATGGAAATCAACTTCAATTGTTCTTATTAGAACAGAACAATTATTATACGATTCAATATAAAGATAACGGGAACAAAACTCATAATATAACCCCGGGAATGGGACTCACAATGATGAAAGAACTCGTAGAGAAACATAAAGGAGTTATGACACTACAAACTACAAACGGATATGACATCTTTATCCGTATTCCTAAACAGGAGGAGCACCATGATTAA
- a CDS encoding ATP-binding cassette domain-containing protein: protein MENSIQVKSLVKRYKDLMALNHFDIEIRKGELLALLGPNGCGKTTAINSMLGFLTFDSGEVTVLGESKFPLSNKVRREIGIVPQDLAYLDNLTVEENIDFFCGLYISDSKQRKQYVQEAIEFVELQDFRKFVPKKLSGGLKRRLNIACGIVHKPSLIFFDEPTVAVDTQSRSFILEGIRKLNEQGSTIIYTTHYLDEVDGLSDRIVIMDKGKSIVSGTSQELKKSIATSEIIQVELSTVPTEEQVARLKQIPHVLVLEQHKDHLKFNFEQGTNHLLHVANALEELNLSYVRLYSEQPSLDDVFLAYTGKGLRDS from the coding sequence ATGGAAAACAGTATCCAAGTAAAAAGTCTTGTAAAACGATACAAAGACTTGATGGCATTAAATCATTTTGATATTGAAATTCGTAAAGGAGAGCTGCTAGCGCTTCTTGGACCAAACGGATGTGGAAAGACAACTGCGATTAACAGTATGTTAGGATTTTTAACCTTTGATAGTGGTGAAGTAACGGTTTTAGGAGAAAGCAAGTTTCCGTTATCCAATAAAGTACGACGCGAAATTGGGATTGTTCCACAGGATTTAGCGTATTTAGATAATTTAACAGTAGAAGAAAATATTGATTTCTTCTGCGGACTGTATATTTCAGATTCTAAGCAACGAAAACAATATGTACAAGAGGCAATTGAGTTTGTAGAATTACAAGATTTCCGCAAATTCGTTCCAAAGAAATTGAGTGGTGGGTTGAAACGCCGTTTGAACATCGCCTGCGGAATCGTACATAAACCAAGTCTAATTTTCTTTGATGAACCAACTGTTGCGGTAGACACACAAAGTCGTTCATTTATTTTAGAAGGTATTCGCAAGCTCAATGAACAGGGAAGTACGATTATTTACACAACGCACTACTTAGATGAGGTGGACGGGTTAAGTGACCGAATCGTGATTATGGATAAAGGGAAGAGTATTGTTTCAGGTACTTCTCAAGAATTGAAAAAATCTATTGCAACTTCTGAAATTATCCAAGTAGAACTGTCAACCGTTCCAACAGAAGAACAAGTGGCTCGCTTAAAACAAATTCCGCACGTTCTTGTTTTAGAGCAACATAAAGATCATTTGAAATTCAACTTCGAACAAGGAACGAATCACTTGCTTCACGTGGCTAATGCCCTTGAAGAATTGAACTTGAGCTATGTTCGTTTATACAGTGAACAACCAAGTTTAGATGATGTATTCCTTGCATATACAGGGAAAGGACTTCGAGATTCATGA
- a CDS encoding ABC transporter permease gives MKTFLKLFTYLSKDALKDFSFSFWVLLYPIILVSLYFVSFSGIMNQDMGTVRVAMTTNNPYHYVFEQAGDYFEIIDVDSQEAGKELVTDDKADGFVDNNLDVVVSKSSGVPQSVLKNVVTQIKQVQSLGQGAASIDFNKSWVTQATSDVSQGTMLFYSALASFTMYSVFSGVVCAAYLNGNVSPIGRRIMGSPFSKGKLIINCFLIGLLLNITSNAILLIYMTQVLKIDLFADWGGSLLLMLMGNVFGISAGLLIGTNQKLTMQGRIIFSLMLNLVLSALAGMMGTAMKGFANTFMPGFNQFNPVALMVTGFYQLNRLVGSAHLGRTYLLLGIYTLALLGCALWRLRRTRYDSL, from the coding sequence ATGAAGACATTCTTAAAATTATTTACTTATTTATCAAAAGACGCTTTAAAAGATTTTTCATTCTCGTTCTGGGTGTTACTTTATCCAATTATCTTGGTTTCACTCTATTTCGTGTCTTTTTCAGGAATTATGAATCAAGATATGGGTACAGTTCGTGTAGCAATGACAACAAATAATCCATACCATTATGTATTCGAACAAGCGGGAGACTATTTTGAAATTATTGATGTTGATTCTCAGGAGGCTGGGAAAGAACTCGTAACAGATGATAAAGCTGACGGATTCGTTGACAATAACTTAGATGTAGTCGTAAGCAAATCGTCGGGGGTTCCTCAAAGTGTTTTGAAAAATGTAGTGACACAAATTAAACAAGTTCAAAGTTTGGGGCAAGGGGCTGCAAGCATTGATTTTAATAAGAGTTGGGTTACTCAGGCAACCAGCGATGTGAGCCAAGGAACGATGTTATTCTATAGTGCACTTGCCAGCTTTACAATGTATTCCGTATTTAGTGGTGTTGTTTGTGCAGCCTATTTAAACGGAAATGTGTCACCGATTGGGCGACGTATTATGGGCAGTCCATTTAGCAAAGGAAAACTCATTATCAATTGCTTTTTGATTGGATTATTGCTCAATATCACTTCGAACGCAATTTTACTTATCTACATGACACAAGTATTGAAAATTGATTTATTCGCAGATTGGGGAGGAAGTCTCCTTCTTATGTTGATGGGAAATGTATTCGGAATTTCAGCAGGTCTTTTGATAGGAACCAATCAAAAACTCACTATGCAAGGGCGAATCATCTTCTCGTTAATGCTAAACCTCGTTCTCTCGGCGCTAGCTGGAATGATGGGAACAGCAATGAAAGGTTTTGCCAATACCTTTATGCCAGGATTTAATCAATTTAATCCGGTCGCATTAATGGTTACAGGATTTTATCAATTAAACCGACTCGTAGGGAGTGCCCATCTAGGCAGAACTTACTTATTGCTTGGTATTTACACACTAGCACTTCTAGGATGTGCATTATGGAGATTAAGGAGAACACGTTATGATAGTCTATAA
- a CDS encoding ABC transporter permease, giving the protein MIVYKYFLKLAYRLKSYAIIFLVIFMGMGLSQVLGNQEVTGFQDTKYKVVIKDESEGNSDIINAMIASLKKDHKVTLTTNSDNSMKEAVYANDADGAMWIPSDVDARINKGEEALNMEIGNSLEGNLLREYVNSYIRYAVVLKNQGNFSAENMDKILKEQATVSVISKDATVKDADYYAKFGEIYFSYTPFVYISVFIFLLGLIFALLEKDEVAKRIIIGMKSVNRVTFEKFLGGLTVVGIIVGINLVFVAILAPSFYVSAGAPKSLMLTISMALTAYALAFLCSVIIGDNRYGYSAASTVIGMGLSFISGIFVPLSLLNPVAISIAKFFPVYYVISAAENPSTDFSSYAFNLGMVLLFGILYVALAFSIQQIRTRQFGRSLKKA; this is encoded by the coding sequence ATGATAGTCTATAAATATTTTTTAAAACTTGCTTATCGATTAAAATCATATGCGATTATTTTCCTAGTTATCTTTATGGGAATGGGACTTTCTCAAGTGCTAGGAAATCAAGAAGTAACAGGATTCCAAGACACAAAGTATAAAGTCGTGATTAAAGACGAATCAGAAGGAAATAGCGACATTATCAATGCAATGATTGCTTCTCTGAAAAAAGATCATAAAGTCACTCTAACAACCAATAGCGATAACAGCATGAAAGAAGCAGTTTATGCAAATGATGCGGATGGCGCAATGTGGATTCCATCAGACGTTGATGCAAGAATCAACAAAGGGGAAGAAGCATTGAATATGGAAATTGGAAATTCGCTTGAAGGAAATTTACTTCGAGAGTACGTAAATTCATATATACGCTATGCAGTCGTGTTGAAAAATCAAGGCAATTTCAGTGCTGAAAATATGGATAAAATTTTAAAAGAGCAAGCAACAGTGAGTGTGATATCAAAAGATGCTACTGTCAAAGATGCAGATTACTATGCAAAATTTGGTGAAATCTATTTTTCATACACACCATTTGTTTACATTTCAGTCTTTATCTTCTTGCTTGGATTAATCTTTGCCTTACTTGAAAAAGATGAAGTAGCAAAACGAATCATCATCGGCATGAAGAGCGTGAATCGTGTGACGTTTGAAAAATTCCTTGGTGGATTAACCGTCGTTGGAATCATCGTAGGAATTAATTTAGTTTTTGTTGCTATTTTAGCACCAAGCTTCTATGTGAGTGCAGGAGCTCCAAAATCATTAATGCTCACGATTTCGATGGCTCTTACAGCCTACGCATTAGCATTCCTTTGCTCAGTAATTATTGGGGACAATCGTTATGGTTATTCTGCAGCAAGTACAGTGATTGGGATGGGATTATCGTTTATCTCTGGAATTTTTGTACCATTAAGTTTACTTAATCCGGTAGCTATTAGTATCGCAAAATTCTTCCCAGTATATTACGTGATTTCAGCTGCAGAAAATCCTTCAACAGATTTTTCAAGTTACGCTTTCAACCTAGGAATGGTCCTCTTATTCGGAATATTATATGTTGCATTAGCCTTTAGTATCCAACAGATTCGTACAAGACAATTTGGTCGCAGCCTGAAGAAAGCCTAA